One Streptomyces mobaraensis NBRC 13819 = DSM 40847 DNA segment encodes these proteins:
- a CDS encoding ABC transporter family substrate-binding protein — protein MFPLSTSKRPRARRLRRTRRSAALLAAGALLPLPALAGCGGSGESAEPPPGIQDVAAAPRAKVADKGTLTWAVDALPATYNTFQSDADAATRQVAGAVLPALFTLDGRGRPQRNPDYLLSAEVVAREPRQVVVYRLNPGAVWNDGTPITAADFEAQWKALRGRDSAFWSTGNAGYDRIEKVERGADTREVKITFAKPYVDWVSLFTPLYPRAAMATGNAFNDSMRKELKFAAGPFQVGERNDGQGTLTLVRNPRWWGDRAKLDRLVLRAVPRGERADALANGGVDLADVTPAAAGRIDRANAPAKKADDANKPEAAAGLRDLVVHRALEPVWTQLALNGTSGPLADERVRRAVARAVDRKELARYVLGTLGLPADPLGSHVLVAGQPGYEDNSDAVGPTDPGAARDLLADAGWKEGRGEPAGRGPARADGAGARHGRDDKAEPHGALDPASLGIPTSPAPGSAPEPAAGVPADKPENLPEPGDAGEEDGPGGGAGVGDDKSVRDAGGGKGSAAKTVPVRFKDGKRLALRFVLPKGTGAEPLRQVGERIARQLDAVGIHTDLVTVDDAGFFRDHIASGDFDLALYSWPASAFPATDARPIFAKPRPAADGSLQVEQNYTRVGTDQIDRLFEQASTELDAEASRDLVVRADARIWAAAGSVPLYQRPELVASRRALANAGAFGLATPRYQDMGFLR, from the coding sequence GTGTTCCCCCTCTCGACGAGCAAGCGGCCCCGCGCCCGCCGCCTCCGCCGCACCCGCCGTTCCGCCGCCCTGCTCGCCGCGGGCGCGCTCCTGCCGCTGCCCGCCCTGGCCGGCTGCGGCGGCTCCGGGGAGAGCGCCGAACCACCGCCCGGCATCCAGGACGTGGCCGCCGCACCGCGCGCGAAGGTCGCCGACAAGGGCACGCTGACCTGGGCCGTCGACGCGCTGCCGGCCACCTACAACACCTTCCAGTCGGACGCCGACGCGGCCACCCGGCAGGTGGCGGGCGCGGTGCTGCCCGCCTTGTTCACCCTCGACGGCCGCGGGCGCCCGCAGCGCAACCCCGACTACCTGCTCTCCGCCGAGGTGGTGGCGCGCGAGCCCCGGCAGGTCGTCGTCTACCGGCTGAACCCGGGCGCGGTGTGGAACGACGGCACGCCGATCACCGCCGCCGACTTCGAGGCGCAGTGGAAGGCGCTGCGCGGCCGGGACAGCGCGTTCTGGTCGACGGGCAACGCCGGCTACGACCGGATCGAGAAGGTCGAACGCGGCGCGGACACCCGCGAAGTGAAGATCACTTTTGCGAAGCCGTACGTGGACTGGGTCTCCCTCTTCACCCCGCTCTACCCCCGGGCGGCGATGGCCACCGGCAACGCCTTCAACGACTCGATGCGCAAGGAGCTCAAGTTCGCGGCCGGCCCCTTCCAGGTGGGCGAGCGCAACGACGGGCAGGGCACGCTGACGCTCGTCCGCAACCCGCGCTGGTGGGGCGACCGGGCCAAGCTCGACCGGCTGGTGCTCCGCGCGGTGCCGCGCGGCGAACGGGCCGACGCGCTGGCCAACGGCGGCGTCGACCTCGCCGACGTCACCCCGGCGGCGGCCGGACGGATCGACCGGGCCAACGCCCCGGCGAAGAAGGCCGACGACGCCAACAAGCCGGAGGCTGCGGCAGGGCTGCGCGACCTCGTCGTCCACCGCGCGCTGGAGCCGGTGTGGACGCAGCTCGCCCTCAACGGCACCTCCGGCCCGCTGGCCGACGAGCGGGTGCGGCGGGCCGTCGCCCGGGCCGTCGACCGCAAGGAGCTCGCCCGGTACGTCCTCGGCACCCTCGGGCTGCCGGCCGACCCGCTGGGCAGCCATGTACTCGTCGCCGGGCAGCCCGGCTACGAGGACAACAGCGACGCCGTCGGGCCCACCGACCCGGGCGCGGCCCGGGACCTGCTCGCCGACGCCGGCTGGAAGGAGGGCCGGGGCGAGCCGGCCGGGCGGGGGCCGGCGCGGGCCGACGGGGCGGGGGCGCGGCATGGTCGGGATGACAAGGCCGAGCCGCATGGGGCTCTGGACCCGGCGTCCCTGGGGATTCCGACCTCACCGGCTCCCGGGTCGGCTCCGGAGCCGGCGGCCGGGGTGCCGGCCGACAAGCCCGAGAACCTGCCGGAGCCGGGGGACGCGGGGGAGGAGGACGGGCCCGGGGGCGGTGCCGGGGTCGGCGACGACAAGAGCGTCCGGGACGCCGGGGGCGGCAAGGGGAGCGCGGCGAAGACCGTGCCGGTCCGGTTCAAGGACGGCAAGCGGCTGGCGCTCCGGTTCGTCCTGCCCAAGGGCACGGGCGCGGAGCCGCTGCGGCAGGTCGGGGAGCGGATCGCCCGGCAGCTCGACGCCGTCGGCATCCACACGGACCTTGTCACCGTCGACGACGCGGGCTTCTTCCGCGACCACATCGCCTCCGGCGACTTCGACCTCGCCCTCTACTCCTGGCCCGCCAGCGCCTTCCCCGCCACCGACGCCCGGCCCATCTTCGCCAAGCCGCGCCCTGCGGCGGACGGGTCGCTCCAGGTGGAGCAGAACTACACCCGGGTCGGCACCGACCAGATCGACCGGCTCTTCGAGCAGGCGTCGACGGAGCTGGACGCGGAGGCCTCGCGGGATCTGGTGGTGCGGGCCGATGCCCGGATCTGGGCGGCGGCGGGGTCCGTGCCGCTGTACCAGCGGCCGGAGCTGGTCGCCTCGCGGCGGGCGTTGGCGAATGCCGGGGCCTTCGGGCTGGCCACGCCGCGGTATCAGGACATGGGGTTCCTGCGGTAG